From Candidatus Krumholzibacteriia bacterium, the proteins below share one genomic window:
- a CDS encoding TIGR01777 family oxidoreductase, translating to MRILVTGATGFVGRALVAALVERDVEVVASSRNPLRAASQLPLIYRHVKWDPNVGPAPREVFDGVDAIIHLAGENVAGRWTDDKKKRIRDSRVLGTRHLVDSLRGLDDRPRTLVSASAIGYYGDRADDELREDDEPGDDFLARTCVEWETEGVHARALGLDVVQLRISIVLDPAGGALQQMLPPFRFGVGGPLGSGDQWWSWIHRDDLVRMLITSVDERWDGPYNAAAPGVLRQKEFADVLGDVLGRPSFVPAPAFALQMLFGEFSTELLASKRVVPQRALDAGFEFRHPELVDALLDLLD from the coding sequence ATGCGCATTCTGGTGACCGGCGCGACCGGTTTCGTGGGGCGCGCCCTCGTGGCGGCCCTGGTGGAGCGCGACGTCGAGGTCGTGGCCTCGTCCCGGAACCCCCTGCGGGCGGCGAGTCAGCTCCCGTTGATCTACCGGCACGTGAAGTGGGACCCGAACGTCGGCCCCGCGCCCCGCGAAGTCTTCGACGGCGTCGATGCGATCATCCACCTGGCCGGCGAGAACGTGGCCGGCCGCTGGACCGACGACAAGAAGAAGCGCATCCGCGACAGCCGGGTTCTCGGCACCCGGCACCTCGTCGACAGCCTGCGCGGCCTCGACGACCGCCCACGCACACTGGTGAGTGCGAGCGCGATCGGCTACTACGGCGACCGGGCCGACGACGAACTCCGCGAAGACGACGAGCCCGGCGACGACTTCCTCGCCCGGACCTGTGTCGAGTGGGAGACCGAGGGGGTCCATGCCCGTGCGCTCGGCCTGGACGTGGTCCAGCTCCGCATCAGCATCGTCCTCGACCCCGCGGGGGGTGCGCTGCAGCAGATGCTGCCCCCCTTCCGTTTCGGGGTGGGCGGCCCGCTCGGCTCCGGCGACCAGTGGTGGAGCTGGATCCATCGGGACGACCTCGTCCGTATGTTGATAACGTCGGTGGACGAGCGATGGGACGGCCCCTACAACGCCGCCGCGCCGGGTGTCCTGCGCCAGAAGGAGTTCGCCGACGTTCTCGGTGACGTGCTCGGGCGCCCCTCGTTCGTCCCGGCGCCGGCCTTCGCCCTGCAGATGTTGTTCGGCGAGTTCTCGACGGAGCTGCTCGCCAGCAAGCGGGTGGTGCCCCAGCGGGCGCTGGACGCCGGCTTCGAGTTCCGTCACCCCGAACTCGTGGACGCCCTGTTGGATCTCCTCGACTGA
- the zupT gene encoding zinc transporter ZupT: MLEGPVLLAFGLTLFAGLSTGIGSAIAFFSKRTNARFLAVSLGLSAGVMIYVSFVEIIAKAHDSLAIALGEPAASWATTGGFFAGILVMAALDRLPALEGGNPHELRRVEEMTEDERRQHRLMRMGLFSAFAIALHNFPEGLATFLSTLEDPSVGVSIAVAIAIHNIPEGIAVAVPIYYATGSRKRAFRLSFLSGLSEPLGAALGYFLLRPFMSDVLFGTVFAGVAGVMVFISLDELLPAAEQYGEHHGAIYGLISGMAIMALSLLLFL, translated from the coding sequence ATGCTCGAGGGTCCGGTCCTCCTCGCATTCGGACTGACGCTGTTCGCGGGCCTGTCCACCGGCATCGGCAGCGCCATCGCGTTCTTCTCGAAGCGCACGAACGCGCGCTTCCTCGCCGTGTCGCTGGGCCTGTCGGCCGGCGTGATGATCTACGTGAGCTTCGTCGAGATCATCGCCAAGGCGCACGATTCGCTGGCGATCGCCCTGGGCGAGCCGGCGGCCTCATGGGCCACGACGGGCGGGTTCTTCGCGGGGATCCTGGTCATGGCGGCGCTCGATCGGCTACCCGCGCTCGAGGGCGGCAACCCCCACGAGCTCCGCCGCGTGGAGGAGATGACCGAAGACGAGCGACGGCAGCACCGGCTCATGCGCATGGGCCTCTTCTCGGCCTTCGCGATCGCCCTGCACAACTTCCCGGAGGGCCTGGCGACCTTCCTCAGCACCCTCGAGGACCCGTCGGTCGGCGTGTCGATCGCCGTGGCGATCGCGATCCACAACATCCCCGAGGGGATCGCCGTGGCCGTTCCGATCTACTACGCCACCGGCAGCCGCAAGCGAGCATTCCGGCTGTCGTTCCTGTCGGGCCTCAGTGAGCCGCTGGGAGCCGCGCTCGGCTACTTCCTGCTCCGGCCTTTCATGTCCGACGTCCTGTTCGGAACCGTCTTCGCCGGCGTGGCGGGCGTGATGGTGTTCATCTCGCTCGACGAGCTCCTGCCCGCGGCGGAGCAGTACGGCGAGCATCACGGTGCGATCTACGGGCTCATCTCGGGTATGGCGATCATGGCGCTCAGCCTGTTGCTGTTCCTCTGA
- a CDS encoding ankyrin repeat domain-containing protein, which yields MPHEILRAIRGGDSARVREILERDPSAAASRDADGVSAILLALHHRANEALDLLLREDPDLDVFEAAALGRTDQLRRGLREDPSRVAARAGDGFTPLHLACFFAHLDAVDLLIDSGADVNVPADNESAVRPLHSAAAGGDSDIVGLLLRDGASVNARQARGHSALHAAAAAGNTMMARRLLEHGADPDLADDAGRTPVDLARESGHDDLLGLLEGR from the coding sequence ATGCCGCACGAGATCCTTCGCGCCATCCGTGGGGGCGATTCCGCCCGGGTCCGCGAGATCCTCGAACGGGATCCCTCGGCCGCCGCTTCCCGGGACGCCGACGGCGTGTCGGCGATCCTGCTGGCTCTCCACCATCGCGCGAACGAAGCCCTCGACCTCCTGCTCCGCGAGGACCCGGACCTCGACGTCTTCGAGGCCGCGGCCCTGGGCCGTACCGATCAGCTACGGCGAGGCCTGCGCGAGGACCCGTCACGGGTCGCGGCGCGCGCGGGGGACGGCTTCACGCCGCTGCACCTCGCCTGTTTCTTCGCGCACCTCGATGCGGTCGACCTGCTGATCGACAGCGGGGCCGACGTGAACGTTCCCGCCGACAACGAGAGTGCCGTTCGTCCCCTGCACAGCGCCGCCGCGGGCGGGGACTCCGACATCGTGGGGCTCCTGTTGCGCGACGGTGCGTCGGTGAACGCGCGCCAGGCCCGCGGCCATTCGGCCCTGCACGCCGCCGCCGCCGCGGGGAACACGATGATGGCGCGTCGCCTGCTCGAACACGGCGCCGACCCCGACCTCGCCGACGACGCGGGCCGCACGCCCGTCGACCTGGCCCGCGAGTCCGGACACGACGACCTGCTCGGCCTGCTGGAAGGTCGATGA